Proteins co-encoded in one Cytobacillus sp. NJ13 genomic window:
- a CDS encoding response regulator transcription factor, whose translation MIKIVIAEDQRMVLGALGSLLNLEDDMEVIGKASNGKEAISLVQTLKPDVCIMDIEMPEKSGLEAAEELKGMGCKVIILTTFARSGYFQRALKAGVRGYLLKDSPSEELASSIRNVIEGKRIYAPELMDDVYGEENPLTDREKEVLELIADGKNTREIADQLSIKTGTVRNYISAILDKLEVTNRIEAITQSKEKGWFK comes from the coding sequence ATGATTAAAATCGTCATAGCTGAAGACCAGCGGATGGTGCTTGGTGCTTTAGGATCCCTGCTAAATCTCGAAGACGATATGGAGGTCATTGGCAAAGCATCGAATGGCAAGGAAGCCATATCTCTTGTCCAAACGCTCAAACCGGATGTTTGCATCATGGATATTGAAATGCCGGAAAAAAGCGGCTTGGAAGCGGCAGAAGAATTGAAAGGCATGGGATGCAAAGTTATTATTCTTACAACCTTTGCAAGGTCAGGCTATTTTCAGCGTGCCCTTAAGGCTGGTGTAAGAGGATACTTATTAAAAGACAGCCCAAGTGAGGAGCTGGCCAGCTCAATCAGAAACGTCATCGAAGGAAAGCGCATCTATGCACCTGAATTGATGGATGATGTATATGGAGAAGAAAATCCGCTGACAGACCGTGAAAAAGAGGTGCTTGAGCTGATTGCTGACGGCAAGAACACCAGGGAAATTGCCGACCAGCTCAGCATTAAAACAGGAACCGTCCGTAACTATATATCTGCTATCCTTGACAAGCTGGAAGTTACGAACAGAATTGAAGCTATTACCCAGTCCAAGGAGAAGGGCTGGTTTAAATAA
- a CDS encoding glycosyltransferase: MKVLLASPNFHQARGNTVTVQRIADGLNKLGIETKIINITDDRELTCLPKADIVHGFNAYRFGEFIKGLGKRPERYVVTMTGTDLNIDLYDPVKKAVVFETILHAEAIHVFDEEAKLVLAKEFPEARDKISVIHQGTVIFPEPGGDYKKEPGTFLFLLPAGIRKVKNIPFAIEKLKMIYEKNPEIRLWVAGPIIEEEEGYIVKSLAEENKEWIQYLGQIPHHHMGELYRQADAVLNTSHSEGQPAALLEAMEYRLPVLAANNLGNRNIIDHQETGLIYTNPVEFLDYADKLVNNYELRIKLGRAAKFYVECSHSSEYEAKTLQKIYKTILEKSPSK, from the coding sequence ATGAAAGTACTTCTGGCAAGCCCAAATTTTCACCAGGCAAGAGGAAATACGGTTACCGTTCAGCGTATTGCTGATGGACTTAATAAACTGGGCATCGAGACTAAAATCATTAATATCACAGACGATCGCGAATTAACTTGCCTGCCAAAAGCTGATATCGTGCATGGCTTTAACGCTTACAGGTTTGGCGAATTTATTAAAGGGCTTGGTAAAAGGCCTGAAAGATATGTTGTAACCATGACTGGCACAGACTTAAATATCGATCTTTATGATCCGGTAAAAAAAGCCGTTGTTTTTGAAACCATCCTCCATGCCGAAGCTATACACGTATTTGATGAAGAAGCCAAGCTGGTACTGGCAAAAGAATTTCCCGAGGCAAGAGATAAAATCAGTGTTATCCATCAGGGCACTGTAATATTTCCTGAACCTGGAGGCGATTATAAAAAGGAACCTGGCACTTTTTTATTTTTGCTGCCGGCAGGGATCCGCAAGGTAAAAAATATCCCTTTTGCCATAGAAAAGCTTAAAATGATTTACGAAAAAAATCCCGAGATCCGCCTTTGGGTGGCGGGCCCTATTATTGAAGAAGAAGAAGGATATATTGTAAAGTCCCTTGCAGAAGAGAATAAAGAGTGGATTCAATATCTTGGGCAAATCCCCCATCATCATATGGGAGAGCTATACAGGCAAGCTGATGCCGTATTGAATACATCCCATTCTGAAGGCCAGCCTGCAGCTCTTTTAGAAGCTATGGAATATCGCCTTCCAGTACTTGCAGCCAATAACCTGGGCAACCGAAATATCATTGACCATCAGGAAACCGGATTAATCTATACTAATCCGGTCGAATTTCTTGATTATGCAGACAAACTAGTGAATAATTACGAGTTGAGGATAAAATTGGGGCGGGCTGCCAAATTCTATGTTGAGTGCAGCCATTCTTCGGAATATGAAGCTAAAACACTTCAAAAAATTTACAAAACAATTTTAGAAAAGTCCCCAAGTAAATAA
- a CDS encoding DUF438 domain-containing protein, with the protein MSELINNREHQGHHNSPVQNYEGKTVHLKPEEQPGHPIHTFIRENRAIDKHLREKVKVHLEAFIQEDNVENAYKLLEDCILLLDLDKHYSRKENLLFPYLEKYGIYGPTNNMWSIDDFIRDGIKDAKNLLSHYNGDKQKVINAVRFIFNEISAMIYREENILFPMALKNLTEDEWVKIARESDEIGFCLTGPEEVWRPERKGIDGKAISEGYIKMETGILSLKQLELLFNHLPVDITFIDHEDTVRYFSHGKERIFARTKAVIGRTVQNCHPPRSVHAVEELLKDFKAGRKDSEDFWIKFRDKYVYIRYFAVRDENGSYAGTLEFTQNISPIQEIEGEKRILS; encoded by the coding sequence GTGAGCGAATTGATTAATAACCGTGAACATCAGGGCCATCACAACAGTCCTGTTCAGAACTATGAAGGCAAAACTGTTCATCTGAAGCCTGAAGAACAGCCCGGACACCCCATACATACATTTATCCGGGAGAATAGGGCAATTGATAAGCATCTGAGGGAAAAGGTAAAAGTCCATCTCGAGGCGTTCATCCAGGAGGATAACGTGGAAAATGCTTATAAACTATTAGAAGACTGTATCCTGCTGCTTGATCTTGATAAGCATTACAGCCGGAAGGAAAATCTGCTTTTCCCATACCTGGAGAAGTACGGAATCTATGGTCCAACAAATAATATGTGGAGCATCGATGACTTTATTAGGGATGGCATCAAGGATGCCAAGAACCTGCTCAGCCATTACAATGGGGACAAGCAAAAGGTCATCAATGCCGTGCGTTTCATTTTCAATGAAATTAGCGCCATGATTTACAGGGAGGAAAATATCCTTTTCCCCATGGCTTTAAAGAATCTTACAGAAGATGAATGGGTTAAGATTGCCCGTGAAAGCGACGAAATTGGCTTCTGTCTGACCGGCCCTGAAGAAGTATGGAGGCCCGAACGCAAAGGGATTGACGGGAAAGCAATATCAGAAGGCTATATCAAAATGGAAACTGGCATTTTATCCTTAAAACAGCTGGAACTATTATTCAATCATTTGCCTGTCGATATCACATTCATTGATCATGAAGACACAGTCCGCTATTTCTCTCACGGAAAGGAAAGAATCTTTGCCAGAACCAAAGCTGTGATCGGGCGAACTGTGCAGAATTGCCATCCGCCCCGGAGTGTCCATGCTGTGGAAGAATTGCTGAAGGATTTCAAGGCAGGCCGAAAAGACTCTGAAGATTTCTGGATAAAATTCAGAGATAAATATGTTTATATCCGTTATTTTGCTGTAAGGGATGAAAACGGAAGCTATGCAGGAACCCTTGAATTCACACAAAATATCAGTCCAATCCAGGAAATCGAGGGTGAAAAAAGAATCCTTTCATAA
- a CDS encoding DUF1292 domain-containing protein, translating to MDKIEVGEVFTISDENDQEMEVEVLASAEVDGNQYAAVSFVDDLEEDTEEDIDVFFLKLDEDGDFTPIESDEEFNKVSAVFEEMINEE from the coding sequence ATGGACAAGATAGAAGTTGGAGAAGTTTTTACAATCAGTGATGAAAATGATCAGGAAATGGAAGTGGAGGTCCTCGCATCTGCAGAGGTTGATGGCAATCAATATGCTGCTGTCAGCTTCGTAGATGATCTTGAGGAAGACACAGAAGAAGATATCGACGTGTTCTTCTTAAAACTTGATGAAGACGGCGACTTTACACCCATTGAAAGCGACGAAGAATTTAACAAAGTCTCAGCCGTTTTCGAGGAAATGATAAACGAGGAATAG
- the pepF gene encoding oligoendopeptidase F translates to MKTFKNRNDVPLNEKWNLEDIYSSLEKWDEDYQRIEQLADKLKTYDGQIHDGYSLYQYLEQKEKLSYIFNKLYAYAMLKTDEDTRVTDSQAFVDRAKQLSVKISSSTSFFMPFLLSLDEEALKSYIAEEKGLKYFEEDLLESFRYKPHVLNKDKEEILSRLGEALSVPSHTFGMMNNADIKFGDVTKDDGEKVELTRGMYAKIMEEEDREKRKEAYKAYYQPYVQLKNSIASTLSAAIKNNVSMANIRNYPSALEKGLFGDKVPKEVYVNLIETTKKNIGAMHQYTRIRKKQLGLDELRQYDLSVPLAEGVKPDISYEEAYETMCKALEPLGEDYINILKEFKSGRYIDVRETPGKRSGAYNLGIYGVHPYILLNHRDDLDSLFTLAHECGHGVHSKLSSQHQPQITARYSIFVAEVASTVNEVLLIHYLLNREKDKQVRRHLLNHFIDQFKGTFFTQVMFAEFEMKTHELAEKGEPLNAEVFSGIYERLFREYNGDEIVFDEEVKFGWARIPHFYRPFYVYKYATGFASAIHLAAKILEGDKETLNSYLEFLKSGSSDYPLELLKKTGVDLTSPYPIENSLRKFRDLVEEFGNQ, encoded by the coding sequence ATGAAGACATTCAAAAACAGAAATGATGTTCCGTTAAATGAAAAATGGAATCTTGAAGACATTTATTCAAGTTTGGAAAAATGGGACGAAGATTACCAGAGGATTGAACAATTAGCTGATAAACTGAAGACCTATGATGGACAGATTCATGATGGTTATTCCCTTTATCAATATCTCGAGCAAAAAGAAAAACTTTCTTACATATTTAATAAGCTCTATGCATATGCGATGCTGAAAACAGATGAAGACACACGGGTCACTGATTCGCAGGCATTTGTGGACAGGGCAAAGCAATTAAGCGTTAAAATCAGTTCATCCACTTCTTTTTTTATGCCTTTTCTTTTAAGTCTGGATGAAGAAGCCCTAAAAAGCTATATTGCTGAGGAAAAGGGCTTGAAATATTTTGAGGAAGACCTGCTCGAATCCTTCCGCTATAAGCCGCATGTCCTTAATAAAGACAAGGAAGAAATTTTGTCCCGCCTTGGCGAAGCACTTTCGGTTCCCAGTCATACATTTGGAATGATGAATAATGCTGATATAAAGTTTGGCGATGTAACAAAAGACGATGGCGAAAAGGTTGAACTGACACGCGGCATGTATGCCAAAATTATGGAAGAGGAAGACCGGGAAAAGAGAAAAGAAGCGTATAAGGCCTATTACCAGCCGTATGTGCAGCTAAAGAATTCCATTGCTTCCACCCTTTCTGCTGCGATAAAAAACAATGTGAGCATGGCCAACATCCGGAATTATCCTTCAGCCCTTGAAAAAGGATTATTTGGAGATAAGGTACCAAAGGAAGTATATGTAAATCTTATTGAGACAACTAAAAAAAATATTGGGGCAATGCATCAATATACCAGGATCCGCAAGAAACAGTTAGGCCTTGACGAGCTGCGGCAATATGATTTGAGTGTTCCATTAGCAGAGGGTGTAAAACCTGATATATCGTACGAAGAAGCTTATGAAACGATGTGTAAAGCATTGGAGCCTCTTGGAGAGGATTATATTAATATTCTCAAGGAGTTTAAGTCAGGGCGTTATATTGATGTGCGGGAAACTCCAGGGAAGCGGTCAGGGGCGTATAACCTGGGCATCTATGGCGTTCATCCTTATATCCTGCTGAATCACCGTGATGATCTGGACAGCCTTTTTACACTTGCTCATGAATGCGGACATGGGGTCCACAGCAAGCTGAGCTCACAGCACCAGCCGCAGATTACCGCCCGTTATAGCATCTTTGTAGCGGAAGTGGCTTCAACAGTGAACGAAGTGCTGTTGATTCATTATTTGCTGAACAGGGAAAAGGATAAACAAGTCCGCAGACATCTCCTTAATCATTTTATTGATCAGTTTAAAGGAACCTTCTTCACCCAAGTCATGTTTGCTGAGTTTGAGATGAAAACGCATGAATTAGCAGAAAAGGGAGAGCCGCTTAACGCTGAAGTTTTCAGCGGAATCTATGAACGCTTATTCCGCGAATATAATGGGGATGAAATAGTCTTTGATGAAGAGGTGAAATTCGGCTGGGCAAGGATCCCTCATTTTTACCGTCCATTTTATGTTTATAAGTACGCTACCGGATTTGCGTCTGCCATTCATCTGGCAGCGAAAATTCTTGAAGGGGACAAAGAAACGCTGAATAGCTATCTTGAGTTCTTAAAAAGCGGAAGTTCCGATTACCCGCTTGAGCTGTTAAAGAAAACCGGAGTGGATCTGACTTCCCCATATCCAATTGAAAACTCCCTTCGGAAATTCAGAGATCTTGTAGAAGAATTCGGTAACCAATAG
- a CDS encoding branched-chain amino acid aminotransferase, which translates to MTEFKIEINRTPEKKQKPAFDNLVFGKNFTDHMFEMDFTAGRGWHDPRIVPYQPLSLDPAAMIFHYGQSVFEGLKAYLTIDNEVLLFRPEKNMERLNQSNSRLCIPEVDEELALYALKELISIDRDWIPNVEGTSLYIRPFVISTEPYLGVAPSKRYKFIIILSPVGAYYKEGINPVKIAVQNEYVRAVKGGTGTAKTGGNYAASLKAQELASLTGYSQVLWLDGKENKYIEEVGSMNIFFKINGEVVTPELNGSILEGITRNSVLELLKYWNIPVSERRISIEEIYQAHADGQLEEAFGTGTAAVISPIGEFFWDNKKIEIGGGITGELSKKIYDTLTGIQKGTAPDPFGWSVKVEKKEAAGIK; encoded by the coding sequence ATGACTGAATTTAAAATTGAAATCAATCGCACACCTGAGAAAAAACAAAAACCTGCATTTGATAACCTGGTGTTCGGAAAGAATTTTACGGATCATATGTTTGAAATGGATTTTACTGCGGGCAGAGGATGGCATGATCCGAGGATTGTACCTTACCAGCCGCTTTCACTTGATCCCGCTGCAATGATTTTCCATTATGGGCAGAGTGTCTTCGAAGGGTTAAAAGCTTATCTTACAATCGATAATGAGGTATTGCTGTTCAGGCCGGAAAAGAATATGGAGAGACTGAATCAATCCAACTCCAGGTTATGCATTCCTGAAGTTGATGAAGAGCTTGCTCTGTATGCCTTAAAAGAATTAATTTCAATCGATCGGGACTGGATTCCCAATGTAGAAGGCACTTCACTGTACATCCGCCCATTTGTCATTTCAACTGAGCCATACCTTGGAGTGGCCCCATCAAAGAGATACAAATTCATCATTATCCTTTCTCCAGTAGGCGCCTACTATAAGGAAGGCATCAACCCTGTTAAAATTGCTGTTCAAAACGAATATGTCCGTGCAGTAAAAGGGGGAACAGGCACTGCTAAAACCGGAGGAAACTATGCAGCGAGTCTGAAAGCACAGGAGCTTGCCAGCTTAACAGGATATTCGCAAGTTCTATGGCTTGACGGAAAAGAAAATAAATATATTGAAGAAGTGGGAAGCATGAACATTTTCTTCAAAATCAACGGTGAAGTTGTAACACCTGAGCTTAATGGAAGCATCTTAGAAGGAATCACCAGAAACTCTGTACTCGAGTTACTGAAATACTGGAATATTCCAGTGTCAGAGCGCAGAATCTCCATTGAAGAAATCTACCAGGCACATGCGGATGGCCAGCTTGAAGAAGCATTTGGAACAGGCACCGCTGCAGTTATCTCTCCAATTGGCGAATTTTTCTGGGACAACAAGAAAATTGAAATCGGCGGAGGCATCACCGGAGAATTATCTAAGAAAATCTATGATACTTTGACAGGCATCCAAAAAGGAACCGCGCCAGACCCGTTTGGATGGAGTGTAAAAGTGGAAAAGAAAGAGGCAGCAGGTATTAAGTAA
- a CDS encoding CBASS cGAMP-activated phospholipase — MKILCIDGGGIRGVFAVSILKALEEELNLQAGDYFDMIAGTSTGSIIASSVILKKEMSEVLKGYESFGKKIFVKQAKVGLFKSVYSDKYLRRFIRKAFGETELSDIKKPLLIPAVDVTHGKPFIHRSNYGSTGNDSLSMKLWDAVLSSCSAPVYFPPNNISNSYLSIDGGLWANNPSLVCITEAMHHFKEELQNIKILSLGTGLQKIDFTIDHNKYWGVKHWLPFQLPSMKVTPKLLDLALHLSSESVTYHCKHLLGENYLRINEELGEEMPFDEIKFVEELVMLGEKVYQDRREEIMQFILS; from the coding sequence ATGAAAATATTATGCATCGATGGCGGTGGAATACGCGGTGTCTTTGCTGTCAGTATTTTAAAAGCTCTTGAAGAGGAACTGAATCTGCAAGCAGGCGACTATTTTGATATGATTGCAGGCACAAGCACCGGATCGATAATTGCCTCTTCAGTGATTCTGAAGAAAGAGATGAGCGAGGTCTTGAAAGGATACGAGTCATTCGGTAAAAAGATTTTTGTAAAACAGGCAAAGGTTGGCCTCTTTAAAAGTGTATACAGTGATAAGTACCTGCGGCGTTTTATCCGAAAAGCTTTTGGCGAAACGGAGCTTTCCGATATCAAAAAGCCGCTTTTAATTCCTGCTGTTGATGTGACCCATGGCAAGCCATTTATCCACCGTTCCAATTACGGCAGTACTGGAAATGATAGTTTATCAATGAAGCTTTGGGACGCAGTCCTATCCTCCTGTTCAGCACCTGTGTATTTCCCTCCGAATAACATCAGCAACAGTTATTTATCGATAGACGGAGGGCTTTGGGCGAATAATCCATCACTCGTTTGCATTACGGAGGCGATGCATCACTTCAAGGAGGAACTGCAAAATATTAAAATACTTTCCCTTGGAACCGGTCTTCAAAAAATTGACTTTACGATTGACCATAATAAATACTGGGGTGTAAAACATTGGCTGCCTTTCCAGCTCCCGTCCATGAAAGTGACGCCAAAGCTTTTGGACCTGGCCCTTCATTTATCTTCCGAATCTGTTACCTACCATTGCAAGCATCTGCTCGGAGAAAATTACTTGCGCATAAATGAAGAACTGGGTGAAGAAATGCCATTTGATGAAATAAAGTTTGTGGAGGAATTGGTTATGCTTGGAGAGAAGGTCTATCAGGACCGGCGGGAAGAGATAATGCAATTTATACTATCGTGA
- a CDS encoding sensor histidine kinase, which yields MFKKYFTTLKSSGTSPYIWSVFSILPFYFIFRSTSKIAIAVGIILTILFFISLRFAFISRKWPVYLWTGILISISITMTILFSFIYFAFYIAYYNGHIKNRIAFLTLYVIHLVATTISININFVTQEPLFLEQIPFIIIIWISVILLPFNIHNRKKQEKLEEQLEDANKRIAELVKQEERQRIARDLHDTLGQKLSLIGLKSDLARKLISKDPDQAKEELVDVQQTARTALNEVRKMVSQMRGIRLKEEIILVKQILKAASIEFIGEEDIKLKNVSLFLENILSMCMKEAVTNVVKHSNATECRISIEQTWNEVSITVQDNGVGINPSTDIGRGSGLLGLGERLDFVNGSLDIESKNGTTITMKVPTVVKETNKEEKA from the coding sequence ATGTTTAAAAAGTATTTCACCACATTGAAAAGTTCAGGCACTTCTCCTTATATATGGAGTGTATTCAGCATTTTGCCGTTTTATTTCATCTTTAGATCCACCTCTAAAATCGCCATAGCCGTAGGAATTATCCTGACCATTTTATTTTTTATATCTTTGCGTTTTGCCTTTATATCGCGGAAGTGGCCTGTCTATCTATGGACTGGCATCTTAATCAGCATATCGATTACGATGACCATTCTGTTTTCGTTTATTTATTTTGCTTTTTATATTGCTTATTACAATGGCCATATCAAAAACAGGATTGCATTTTTAACGTTATATGTTATCCATCTGGTTGCAACCACCATCTCAATAAACATTAATTTTGTCACACAAGAGCCATTATTTCTCGAGCAGATACCTTTTATCATTATCATCTGGATCAGTGTTATTTTGCTTCCTTTTAACATTCACAATAGGAAAAAGCAGGAAAAGCTTGAGGAACAGCTCGAAGATGCCAATAAAAGGATCGCAGAGCTTGTCAAACAGGAAGAAAGGCAGCGGATTGCCCGTGATCTTCATGATACACTCGGCCAAAAATTGTCTCTTATCGGGTTAAAAAGCGATCTGGCCAGGAAACTCATCAGCAAGGATCCTGACCAGGCAAAGGAAGAGCTTGTAGACGTTCAGCAAACGGCCAGAACAGCATTAAACGAAGTAAGAAAAATGGTCTCTCAGATGAGGGGAATCAGGCTGAAGGAAGAAATTATTCTTGTTAAGCAAATCTTAAAGGCCGCCTCTATCGAATTCATCGGGGAAGAAGATATTAAATTAAAGAATGTGTCACTCTTCCTTGAGAATATTCTAAGCATGTGCATGAAAGAAGCTGTGACAAATGTGGTAAAACACAGTAATGCAACAGAATGCCGCATCAGCATTGAACAAACCTGGAATGAAGTTAGCATTACTGTCCAGGATAACGGAGTGGGCATTAATCCCTCAACAGATATCGGCAGGGGGTCAGGACTGCTTGGATTAGGAGAGCGGCTCGACTTTGTCAATGGAAGCCTGGATATTGAATCTAAAAATGGAACAACGATTACAATGAAGGTGCCAACAGTCGTGAAGGAAACAAATAAGGAGGAAAAGGCATGA
- a CDS encoding glycosyl hydrolase family 18 protein, giving the protein MKRIHQMLILIVLIFSSGFAAGIYYTNNTDQTPSLKQPVPVSQSSKLPVKKEIPELSEVPEKVLMGYVQDYRDPKSIDYSNLSHILFSFAHPEKDGSISLNGDSALNNLRSVVRNAHEQDVKAILAVGGWFHINGGESYDYFKQAIADDSSRDRLVKELAGLAQNENLDGIDIDFEHPRSKEDAKYLAVFINKLSEVLHANGKVLSVAVHAKIHSVTGTETGYVVYEPAMFMKVDYVNIMAYDGQWDGGYNAANLSPYSFTENIVNYWGQLFDSQGIPKDKLVLGVPLYAQPADPAIKPVSYNAVINDNPENAAKDRISLNGTDYYYNGANTMKKKTALALNHGFGGMMIWEVGHDAKGPYSLMGTIAEALQNTEEPVKYYSLKNIK; this is encoded by the coding sequence GTGAAAAGAATACACCAAATGCTGATATTGATTGTTCTTATTTTTTCCAGCGGATTCGCTGCAGGCATTTACTATACAAACAACACGGATCAGACCCCGTCTTTAAAACAGCCTGTGCCGGTTTCACAATCCAGCAAACTTCCGGTCAAAAAAGAAATCCCGGAGCTTTCGGAGGTTCCCGAAAAAGTGCTGATGGGTTATGTCCAGGACTACCGTGATCCAAAATCGATCGATTATTCAAATCTGTCTCATATCCTATTTTCTTTCGCACATCCTGAGAAGGACGGAAGCATTTCTTTAAATGGTGATTCAGCCCTGAATAATCTGAGAAGTGTGGTAAGAAATGCACACGAGCAAGATGTAAAGGCCATACTTGCTGTAGGGGGATGGTTTCATATCAATGGCGGGGAATCTTATGATTATTTTAAACAAGCCATAGCTGATGACTCCTCGAGAGATAGGCTGGTAAAAGAACTGGCGGGGCTGGCTCAAAACGAAAACCTTGATGGCATTGACATTGATTTTGAGCATCCGCGCTCCAAAGAGGATGCAAAATACCTGGCTGTCTTTATCAATAAGCTTAGCGAAGTGCTTCATGCAAACGGGAAAGTGCTGTCTGTTGCGGTTCATGCCAAAATTCATAGTGTAACCGGGACAGAGACGGGATATGTCGTATATGAGCCTGCAATGTTCATGAAGGTTGATTATGTAAATATTATGGCTTACGATGGCCAGTGGGATGGCGGTTACAATGCTGCTAATCTTTCTCCCTACTCCTTTACAGAGAATATCGTAAACTATTGGGGACAGCTATTTGATTCACAGGGTATTCCAAAAGATAAGCTGGTTCTGGGGGTTCCGCTTTATGCTCAGCCAGCAGATCCTGCCATTAAGCCCGTATCATATAATGCAGTCATAAATGATAATCCTGAAAACGCAGCAAAAGATAGGATCAGCTTAAATGGCACCGACTACTACTACAATGGTGCGAATACGATGAAAAAGAAAACAGCCCTGGCTCTCAATCACGGATTCGGCGGAATGATGATCTGGGAAGTTGGCCATGACGCCAAAGGGCCATACAGCCTTATGGGAACGATTGCTGAAGCTCTCCAAAATACAGAAGAACCCGTGAAGTATTATTCCTTGAAAAATATTAAATGA
- a CDS encoding fatty acid desaturase codes for MTSKQKQLNLKKQMSPYEKSDLTRSIMQLVNTLGPFFLLWFLAYKSLSFSYLLTLGISVIAAGFLVRIFIIFHDCCHHSFFKNRKANKVIGTITGILTIFPYHQWQHDHNVHHATSGNLDKRGTGDIWTLTVKEYQDASWSTRAAYRIYRNPFVMLGLGPIYVFLLKNRFNRKGARKNERINTYLTNAAIAGLYAFMCWAIGWEAFLMVQGPIFLISGAAGIWLFYVQHTFEDSYFEEDDKWEYVKAAVEGSSFYKLPKVLQWLTGNIGFHHIHHLSPRVPNYNLESAHYNTAELQNVPTITLSTSLKSLRFRLWDEDAQDFTGYGAAKQSSLSKKQSRAKTASVKP; via the coding sequence ATGACTTCTAAACAAAAACAACTCAACTTAAAAAAACAAATGTCACCCTATGAAAAATCCGATTTAACACGCAGCATCATGCAGCTGGTCAATACTCTGGGACCTTTTTTCCTGCTGTGGTTCCTTGCTTATAAGAGCCTGAGCTTTTCTTACCTGCTGACACTTGGCATATCTGTCATTGCAGCAGGCTTTCTGGTCAGGATCTTCATCATTTTCCATGATTGCTGCCACCATTCCTTTTTCAAAAATCGCAAAGCAAACAAAGTCATCGGCACAATCACAGGGATACTTACCATTTTCCCTTATCACCAGTGGCAGCATGACCACAATGTTCACCATGCAACAAGCGGTAATCTGGACAAGCGTGGTACAGGAGATATCTGGACACTGACAGTGAAGGAATACCAGGATGCGTCTTGGTCGACACGTGCAGCCTATCGCATCTACCGCAATCCGTTCGTCATGTTAGGGCTTGGCCCGATTTATGTATTTTTGTTAAAAAACCGATTTAACAGAAAAGGGGCAAGAAAGAATGAACGCATCAATACTTATCTTACAAACGCGGCCATCGCTGGTTTGTATGCGTTCATGTGCTGGGCCATCGGATGGGAAGCATTCCTGATGGTGCAGGGACCTATCTTTTTGATTTCCGGAGCAGCCGGGATTTGGCTTTTCTATGTACAGCATACATTCGAAGACTCATATTTTGAAGAAGATGATAAGTGGGAGTATGTAAAAGCGGCAGTAGAAGGAAGCTCTTTTTACAAGCTTCCAAAAGTACTTCAGTGGCTGACCGGGAACATCGGGTTCCATCATATTCATCACTTAAGCCCGCGAGTGCCTAACTATAATCTCGAAAGCGCACATTATAATACAGCTGAGCTTCAGAATGTACCGACGATTACTCTTTCGACCAGCCTGAAGTCACTTCGATTCCGCTTATGGGATGAAGATGCTCAGGACTTTACTGGATATGGAGCAGCCAAGCAGTCTTCCCTCAGCAAAAAACAGAGCAGAGCGAAAACGGCATCTGTGAAGCCATAA